A part of Ammospiza caudacuta isolate bAmmCau1 chromosome 5, bAmmCau1.pri, whole genome shotgun sequence genomic DNA contains:
- the EEA1 gene encoding early endosome antigen 1 isoform X2, translating into MLRRILQRTPGRGGSQSSDSDSSATPGNAVDVNNDGSSEGFICPLCMKSHGSAEELFKHYEAVHNSGIDSSHGGEGHLSPERDEVSLLRQEVQDLQASLKEERWYSEELKKELEKLQGQQQQESKSDGLTTATSTESLERQLEEIQVENFNIKQMKDLFEQKAAQLATEIVDLKSKYDEEISLREGAEQKVTNLRQELQKERSTVEDLKTELLQRPGVEDVAVLKKELVQVQTLMDKMTLERERESEKLKDECKHLQAEQANSEATINQLRAELAKGPQEVAVYVQELQKLQSSVKELEQKNQSLTEKLLKKEQDYTQLEEKHNEVSVSKKNVQASFHQKDLDCQQLQAKLSASEASIQRLQTELGEKAEASQKLKEELSEVETKYQHLKAECKQLQQQREEKEQHGLQLQSELSQLHSKLLETERQLGEAHGRLKEQRQLSSEKLMDREQQVADLQLKLSRAEEQLKEKAANSTELQHQLEKAKQQHQEQQTLQQNTTAKLREAQNDLEQVLRQIGDKDQKIQNLEALLQKSKDNISLLEKEREDLYAKIQAGEGETAVLNQLQEKNHALQIQVTQLTEKLKNQSESHKQAQENLHEQVQEQKAHLRAAQDRVLSLETNITELTSQLNESKEKVSQLDVQVKAKTELLLSAEASKAAQRADLQNHLDTAQNALQDKQQELNKVSAQLDQVTAKLNDKQEYCTQLEANLKEYKEKCLSLEQKTEELEAQLKKLEGDILDARASKDQALQELQQQRHQNKELDLRTAELSKQLEAAREAMSNAQLDLQKKSEALDQANQQIKKQEAEKASLKQNLEKSNQDTSKQLKELDCKMQAATSELQQVKLEKDTLLKDLTDTKDKLSKSSESFNKRKEELENEIKKGKAAMAEMEKSCQELKHQLQIQTESVAKERNELKNSLEKKEVISKQLSVDLDSARAQVLEIQGLLKEKEKSEQHLQGKLRELKESFEQKKKHSETLQAELKSALLEKAELENKLQQQSILSAQELKAEKGKLADLQKAHDKHKENMEKLQLDLYGKESELLATRQDLKSTEEKLALAQEELVSSRNRIASSNQQIQELKKAQSALEQDASKKEQQLGEKTKMLQDLQNDRILKEKDLANEKCKTAELQEIRSRLEKESAKLGEELKACKQEFEKEVTNLKDGNQLLIQQKLELQGKIDNVNSTLEQEKQKHQAVKDQLKKREEELKKECAEIEAKLHTEKKDKEEEKRKHNEKETKLTMQVTALNENLATMKKEWQSSQRRVSELEKQTDDLRGDNAVLEATVQNNQDERRALLERCIKSEGEIEKLQAKLVEMKKKLDNTTAAMQELGRENQSLQIKHTQALNRKWAEDNEVQNCMACGKGFSVTVRRHHCRQCGNIFCAECSAKNALTPSSKKPVRVCDTCFNDLQG; encoded by the exons ACGTCTACAG AATCATTAGAACGGCAACTAGAAGAGATCCAAGTAGAAAATTTTAACATTAAGCAAATGAAAGACTTATTTGAACAAAAAGCAGCACAACTGGCCACTGAAATTGTGG ATCTTAAATCAAAGTATGATGAAGAAATCAGccttcgggaaggtgcagaacaGAAGGTGACAAACCTGAGACAAGAACTGCAGAAAGAGAGAAGTACAGTAGAAGACTTAAAGACAGAGCTG CTACAAAGGCCTGGTGTGGAGGATGTGGCTGTCCTGAAAAAGGAGCTGGTCCAAGTTCAAACACTGATGGATAAAATGACCCTGGAACGTGAAAGAGAAtctgaaaagctgaaagatgAGTGCAAGCACTTGCAGGCTGAGCAGGCTAACTCTGAG GCTACTATTAACCAATTAAGAGCTGAACTTGCCAAAGGACCTCAGGAAGTAGCTGTGTATGTTCAGGAGCTGCAAAAACTTCAAAGTTCAGTCAAAGAGCTAGAACAGAAGAATCAG AGTCTAACTGAGAAGCTGCTGAAGAAAGAACAGGACTACACCCAGCTGGAAGAAAAACACAATGAAGTATCTGTGAGTAAGAAGAATGTGCAGGCAAGTTTTCACCAGAAGGACCTGGACTGCCAACAGCTTCAGGCAAAGCTGTCTGCTTCTGAAGCCTCGATACAGAGACTGCAGACAGAGCTAGGCGAGAAGGCAGAAGCAAGCCAGAAGCTTAAAGAGGAGTTATCTGAAGTAGAAACAAAGTACCAGCATCTCAAGGCAGAATGtaaacagctccagcagcagagggaggaaaaagagcAGCATGGCCTGCAGCTCCAAAGTGAGCTCAGTCAG TTGCACAGTAAACTCCTAGAAACAGAGCGGCAGTTGGGGGAAGCACACGGGCGGCTCAAGGAACAGAGGCAGCTGTCCAGTGAGAAACTGatggacagagagcagcaggtggCTGACCTACAGCTAAAGCTTTCTCGTGCTGAAGAGCAG ctaaaggaaaaagcagcaaattccACAGAATTGCAACATCAATTAGAAaaggcaaagcagcagcaccaggagcagcagaccCTTCAGCAAAATACAACAGCAAAACTACGAGAAGCCCAG AATGATCTGGAGCAAGTACTACGACAAATTGGAGACAAGGaccaaaaaattcaaaatcttGAGGCTTTGCTTCAAAAAAGTAAGGACAACATCTCTCTgctagaaaaggaaagagaggacTTATATGCAAAAATTCAAGCTGGTGAAGGAGAAACTGCAGTTCTTAACCAGCTACAAGAGAAAAACCATGCATTACAAATACAG GTAACTCAGCtgacagaaaagctgaaaaatcaaTCCGAAAGTCATAAACAAGCCCAAGAGAATTTGCATGAACAAGTGCAGGAACAAAAGGCACACCTAAGAGCTGCTCAAGATCGTGTGCTTTCCCTAGAAACAAACATCACTGAACTAACCAGTCAGTTAAATGAAAGTAAAGAGAAAGTGTCACAACTTGATGTGCAG GTAAAAGCAAAGACTGAATTGCTACTTTCAGCAGAAGCATCAAAAGCTGCTCAGAGAGCAGATCTACAGAACCATCTGGACACTGCCCAGAATGCTCTGCAAGATAAACAACAG GAGTTAAATAAGGTCAGTGCTCAGTTGGATCAGGTTACAGCTAAGCTGAATGACAAGCAGGAGTACTGTACTCAGCTGGAAGCCAATCTTAAAGAGTACAAAGAAAAATGCCTTTCTTTagaacagaaaactgaagaACTAGAGGCACAGCTTAAG aaaCTTGAAGGTGACATTCTTGATGCTAGAGCAAGTAAAGACCAAGCTCTTCAGGAGTTACAACAACAGCGACATCAGAACAAAGAATTAGATCTCCGGACAGCAGAACTGAGTAAACAACTTGAAGCAGCAAGAGAAGC GATGTCTAATGCTCAGCTGGATTTGCAGAAGAAATCTGAGGCCCTTGACCAAGCAAATcaacaaattaaaaagcagGAGGCAGAAAAGGCCAGTCTCAAACAAAACCTTGAGAAATCAAATCAAGATACAAGTAAACAGCTCAAGGAACTTGATTGTAAAATGCAAGCAGCCACATCAGAGCTGCAACAAGTGAAGTTAGAGAAGGACACTCTATTAAAGGACCTTACAGATACCAAAGATAAGCTCTCAAAAAGCTCTGAATCCTTtaataaaagaaaggaggaattAGAAAAcgaaattaaaaaaggaaaagcagctatGGCAGAAATG GAAaaatcttgccaagagttaaaacaccAACTTCAGATACAAACAGAGTCTGTAGCTAAAGAGAGGAATGAATTGAAAAACTCCCTGGAGAAAAAAGAGGTG ATTTCTAAGCAGTTGTCTGTAGACCTTGATTCAGCAAGAGCACAAGTACTGGAAATCCAGGGtcttctgaaggaaaaagaaaaaagtgagcAACATCTCCAGGGAAAGCTGAGAGAGTTAAAAGAATCTTTtgagcagaagaaaaaacataGTGAAACATTGCAAGCTGAATTAAAAAGTGCCCTTTTAGAAAAG gcagagctggagaatAAACTACAACAGCAGTCCATTTTGTCAGCACAGGAGCTTAAAGCAGAGAAAGGCAAGCTGGCAGATTTACAGAAGGCCCATGataaacataaagaaaacatggagaagctgcagctggatCTTTATGGCAAAGAGTCTGAGCTGCTGGCAACCAGGCAAGACCTTAAG tccacagaagaaaaacttGCTCTAGCTCAAGAAGAATTAGTTTCCAGCAGGAATCGAATTGCTAGCAGTAATCAACAAATTCAGGAGCTGAAGAAAGCTCAGTCTGCACTGGAGCAGGATGCATCAAAGAAAGAACAGCAGCTGGGTGAGAAGACCAAAATGCTGCAAGATCTTCAGAATGACAGG attttgaaagaaaaagatttggctaatgaaaaatgtaaaacgGCAGAGCTCCAGGAAATAAGGAGCAGACTTGAAAAAGAAAGTGCCAAGCTGGGTGAAGAGCTTAAAGCCTGCAAGCAAGAATTTGAGAAG GAGGTGACAAATCTCAAGGATGGAAACCAGCTATTGATTCAACAGAAATTAGAACTGCAGGGCAAAATAGATAATGTAAATTCAACTCTGGAACAGGAGAAACAAAAACATCAAGCTGTCAAAGATCAGctgaaaaagagagaagaggagCTGAAGAAAGAATGTGCTGAAATTGAAGCCAAACTG cacacagagaaaaaagacaaagaagaagaaaaacgGAAACATAATGAAAAAGAGACCAAGCTCACCATGCAGGTGACAGCCCTGAATGAAAACCTGGCTACCATGAAGAAAGAGTGGCAAAGCAGTCAAAGACGAGTGAGCGAGCTGGAGAAGCAGACAGATGATTTACGTGGGGACAATGCTGTCCTGGAAGCAACAGTCCAGAATAATCAGGATGAGAGAAGAGCATTGCTGGAGAG GTGTATAAAAAGTGAGGGAGAAATTGAAAAGCTTCAGGCCAAACTTgtagaaatgaagaaaaagttGGACAATACAACGGCTGCAATGCAGGAACTTGGCCGAGAAAACCAGTCATTGCAG ATCAAACACACACAAGCTCTCAACAGGAAGTGGGCAGAAGACAATGAGGTACAGAATTGTATGGCCTGTGGAAAAGGCTTTTCGGTGACAGTAAGAAGG CATCACTGTAGACAGTGTGGAAATATCTTTTGTGCTGAGTGCTCAGCAAAGAATGCCTTAACTCCTTCTTCCAAGAAGCCTGTCCGAGTCTGCGACACTTGCTTTAATGACTTGCAAGGATAA